DNA from Parageobacillus thermoglucosidasius:
GTGTAGGGATAGAATCTCCTCTTTCTTAAATAATGGTATGTTGGTTCCGCAACTTTCATATTGATGTGCTGCCGGAATGTTTAATCAAACCAATACGCAACGGTTTGCTCAGCAGAAATTGCTTCATCTGCTTAATTTTTTTCGTAATACATTGACTTGTGAGTCAATATTTCTATATAATGGAATTGACTTATCAGTCAATCAGTGCGAAGCCGCCCAAGGAGGGAAAGCGATGAAAGTGGTAGATATTAAGAATTTGACCAAGACTTATAAAAAGAACCGGGGAATTATTGATCTTACATTTTCCATTGAAGAAGGGGAAATTTTCGGGTTTATCGGTCCGAACGGAGCGGGCAAGAGCACAACCATTCGAACATTGCTGAATTTTATTTATCCGACTAGCGGGAGTGCGACGATTTTCGGAAAAGATATCATCAAGCACTCAAAAGAAATAAGACAACATGTAGGCTATCTGCCGTCTGAAGTCCATTATTACGATGATATGAAGGTGATCGACTTATTAAAATACTCCGCTGGCTTTTACAAAAAATTTAATTCGAAGAGAATGAAAGAATTGGCGGAAAGGCTTGACTTGGATCTCCATAAAAAAATCGAAGATCTTTCATTTGGCAACCGGAAAAAGGTTGGCATTGTCCAAGCGCTGTTGCATGAACCAAAACTGCTTATATTGGATGAACCGACAGGCGGGCTCGATCCGTTGATGCAAAACACCTTTTTTGAACTTCTTGCAGAGGAAAGAAAGAAGGGAACAACGATCTTTTTCTCTTCCCATATTCTTTCGGAAGTGCAAAAGATGTGTGATCGGGTCGCCATCATTAAAGAAGGGAAGCTTGTTAAAGTAGAAACGATTGAAAACTTGACGAAAAAAAATTTGCGATATATCACGATTGCGTTTGAACAACAAGCGGAGCAAATTAATTTTGAGCTGGAAGGAATCGTGAAGAAAGAAGTAAACGGAAATGAGATGACGTTGCTTTACAGCGGGGATATCAAGGCGCTTCTAAATAGATTGAATGCCCTGCCGATGAAGGATTTATTAATTGAAGAGCCGACTCTTGAGGAAGTATTTATGCATTACTACGAGAAGGGCGGGGTGGACAATGATTTTTAAGAGAGAATTGAAACGGAATTTAAAATCATTGATTATTTGGAGCATCGTACTCAGCGGTCTTATTTTATTGACATTAAGTATTTATCCTCAGTTTGCCGAGCAGCAAAAAGAAATGACAAAACTGCTGGAGAGCTATCCAGAATCGATTAAAAAAGTGTTTGGAATGAATGAGCTGAATATGGGAGATTTGCTTGGTTTTTACGGTGTTGAAATCTATATGATGACCACCCTTTTAGGAAGCATCTACGCAGCAATTCTTGCCTCCAATATCCTTGCCAAGGAAGAGAATGAAAAAACGATTGAATTTTTGTTGTCAAAGCCTGTGTCAAGAAGCCGGATCGTAACAGAAAAACTTCTGGCCGTTTTGGTAAATATTTTGATCTTTAACGGGGTGTCGGCGGCAGCAAGCATCATTGGCTTTCAATTTGCCAAAGATCCGGATGTTCCGGCAGACACGTTTAGTTTGCTGATTGTCGCAACGATATTGCTTCATTTGACTTTTGGCGCTATTGCGTTCCTGTTGTCAGCGCTCATGAGAAAAACACGGAATATCCTTTCTATCTCACTGGGGGTTGTCTTGGCTGCCTACTTTATGAATGTGATGGCAGGGATATCGGAAGACTTAGAGTTCCTTAAATATTTCAGCCCGTTTAAATATGTGGACGCCGCCGCCATTATTAATGATAACGAGATTAAGCCTTTGTATATCTTTATCATGGCTGCGGTCATTTTGGTTAGTATATTCACGTCATATATGGTATATAGAAAGAAAGATATTGCAGTTTAATGAAATTAGAGGTGTTAACATTGTATCCAGCCTTTGAAAAGCAGCCACAAGAGAAAAAGGATCTGATCATCAAAGTGGCCATTGAGGAATTTGTGAAGAATGGTTATGAAAAAGCCTCCACAGATGTTATAACAAGGCGGGCGGGAATTTCCAAGGGGATTCTTTTCCATTATTTTAAGAGCAAAAAAAACTTATACCTTTATTTAGTGAATTATGTGAAAGACTTTCTGACAGAAATAGCAATGACAAAATTGAAAAAAATCCAATCTGACGATTTCTTTGAAAGGATTAAAGAAATCGTCCTGTTGAAACAAGAAATAATGATTCAGTATCTCCAAGAGACTCAGTTTATTACAGATGCCTTCCTTAATCCGCCTGTGGCAGTTAAAGCGGAAATGGAAAAAATCATTAAGGAATATTACGAAGCTTACCAGGAAGATTTTTTGCTAGAACATGTTTATATTAAAGAACTTATTCAAACGGAAAAACTTCGCGAGGATATTTCCGCGGATACCGTAATCCGCATGACCATGTGTATCGTTGACCAGCTGTCTAATAAGTATTTGGCTCTATATAAAATTAAGCAAATTGATATCATGGATACTACGGAGTTCATGTTAAGGGAATTGAATGAATATCTTAAAATTGTGAAATATGGGATTTATAAACCGGAATAGATTTTTTGCTTTCTTTTCCCGCGGCGGTCAGTTGCGGGATTTTTTGTGTATGAAATAGTCATGCGAAATTTTGAACATTTTCTCGACAAGCCTCTCTTCCTTGAAACAAATTAAGGAGAAAGGTGAAAATGAATCGGGAGGTTTTTGGTTCTTGAAAAATAACGTGCGTTCTATATCAGACTATCCTATCAGGCAAGGAAAAAAGGGATTCTTATGATATGTATTTATATTGGATTTGGAATATCACAAGCCGAATGCCGAACGGATGGGTGGGAATTTAGAAGGTCCTTAACAAAAGAAGAACGGCTTGGACAATGCCATTAAAGGCCGGAGCTCGTATGAAACATGAAGTTCGGAAGGTGGTGTCGATATGATAGACCCCGATTTTTTATTCAGAACTTCAAAAACACCAAAAAAGAAAAAATAATTCAATTTCTGAACTACACAGAGGGTCGCCCTCGCTTGATTTTCGAAGGGGAAATGGTCGTAAGTGGCAAAGCATACCCGTATTTGTCCAGTTTACACCACAGCCAAATGACAGGGTGATGGTAGTCAAGGGTGTTGTTGTAGAGAAAATTATTTAGAAAGGCGGAGAAAAAATGGAACGATTAGATGTTGCGTTTAAAACCGGCGCGGCTACTATTGGCGGTATGGTTGTTTTTTTCTTTGGCGGATGGATGATTCCTCTAAGAATATTAGTGTCGCTCTCTATCGTAGACTATGTGAGTGGATTAATCGCCGGGGCAGTCGAGAAAAAACTCAGTAGTAAAGTAGGATTCAAAATTGCTAAAAAGGTGATGATGTTTACGCTTGTAGCAACCGGAAATCTTGTTGATATTGCGATTGGAAAAGGCCACGTCTTTAGGGACGCGGTCATTTTCTTTTATATGGGGAATGAAATTTTGTCCATCTTAGAAAGTGCAGGGCGTATTGGCTTACCTATTCCGGAACAACTTCGTTCGGCAATTGAAATCTTAAAAGGAAAGGAGAAACGTCAACGATGAGAATTGTGCTGGATGCTGGTCACAGCGGACAAGATAGCGGAGCAGTCGGCAATGGGCTGAAGGAGAAAGACCTTACCCTCGCCATTATTAAACAAATCGGAAGGAGAAAGACCTTACCCTCGCCATTATTAAACAAATCGGCAGCATGTTAAGTGATTATGAAGGTATAGAAGTACATTACACTCGTACCGATGACCGATTCTTGGAATTATCCGAACGCGCGGAGCTCGCGAACAAATTGAAAGCAGACTACTTCATTTCCATACACATCAACGCTGGCGGCGGAACCGGATTCGAAAGCTATATCTACAGCGGCAACGTCAGCTCGGCAACAATCGCATATCAAAATGTAATTCACGCCGAGATCATGAAAGCAATCGGCAATGTCATTATGTAAAGTTTAAAGCTGTAAAACTCTGCATAAAAAAGTATATTATTTCTCATCAGATCGCAGTAAAGGAGTATGTGCTTCTAAATTATTTTTTATTTTCACTTCTGAGAATATGATATGTGTAAGGGTTGTTGCAAAAGTAGAAATGTCGTTAATAAATTCTTCAATTTCCTCTAATCGACTAACTGTCAGCATCACCATATAGCATGCTCGCCCGGCAATACGGTAACAAGATAGCGCTGTCGGATATTGTTCAATAAACTCTTTAAACCGTTTATGTTCTCCATTTTTAATCGTCACTTCAATAATACAATCTATTGTAAAACCTAGTTTTTTTCGATTCACCTGAATGGTGTATCCTTCAATCACTCCACTATCCTCTAATCTTTTTACTCTTTCGGTTACAGAGGGAGGAGACAAGTTAACTTTCCTTCCTAATTCTCTCATTGACAAACGGGAGTTTTTCTTTAACTCTGCAATAATCTTCAAATCAATCTCACCTATTTTCATTTGTAAACCATCCTTTCATTTTTGTTTCATATAAATGGTATTTTCAATAAATTTATTTTATATAAAATGCCAATACACTCTAAATTTTTTTAAAATGAAGGAAAAAAGAAAGGATGGGATCGATGGCTAGAATCTCTTTCTCTTTACATGGAGAAACACCATTTCAACGGTTGCTGGGGCATAATAGACAGATTATGGAATTGTGGAATCAGTTAGGGGATCTGCTTGGGGCAGATGGAACATTATCTGCTGAACTGAAAGAACAAGTGAGAAGGACATTGGCGCAAAAGAACGGTTGTGAATATTGTCAGGCAAAAGGGAAACCTGAACCTCATTTGTTTGATAAGAAAACTTCGCTGGCCGTAGGGTTTGCGGAAGTATTTTTAAAGCAAAGAGGTTCTAATGATTGCTAGTGGTATCCCGATGATCGTGACAGCACAAAAGAAAGTTAGTGCCCAGAAGGCTTTGGAGCAAAGTTGATTCCCTCACCTTATTCCTCCGCATTGGGGATATTGTGTCACTGTTTGTCCTGCCATTATTTTTCCTTCAATCTTCGATCTTTTGCTTCCATTATAACCTTGTTTTGGTGTACTGAACATGAAAAAAGAAGGCGGAGTGAGGCTCCGGCCTTCTTGACCACGTGACCACATTTTGACCACATATTTAATAGAAATCAATGATTTATAGATTGGGTAAGCTTTGAAATTGGCTTAAAATCAATGGTTAATAAACATAAGAATAATTTGATATAAATCAATAGATCATTCAGGGGATGATGGAAAATTACCCGGACATGTTTTTACTTTTGAACCAGACTCAAAAGATGAAACAATGATTGGAAAACATAACTCAGAGAACGTCACTATTAACTTATGGACGGCATGTTTTTGTTGTCTATCTTTAAAAAAGGCCTGAAACAGCGTTAACTGCGTGTCGTATAAATTATAGAGTTTTACTTAAAAACTGAGCTGCCGATGAGACAGCTCAGTTTTCTTTTTTTGTTGTCTTCGCTTTTTGATGGCTCCAACGAATGTTTTTTCTGTATCATGACAATGACGTTGGGCACAGGAGGACTTTCAATGTTGCTCAATCGCAACCATCGTTAAACAGCAAGTTGTTGTTAAGTGATGTTCTCCAGCAAATTTAAATTAGAAAAGAAACCAATATGTTAAGAAGCTTCTGCTGCTTAAATTTCAACAATGGTGATACATCCCGATTCATCCAGCAAAGCCAACTTGCGATAAAGGATATATGAAATCCAAAAGCTTTATATAACAAGATGATGAACGTTTAAAAAAATTTGTTTTATCACCCAAAAAAATGATGGCAAAATGTTCTGTTTTTTGTTTAAGTGTATATTTCAAATAAAAATACCCATCTATGAACATCTGCAAAAATGATATCGCTTTCAATTAGTTTAATTAGTTTAATATGAGGGGGAATGGAATTGATCAAAACATCTAATGGTGAAGAAATTTTTATTATTGATGCACACATTGCCTTATGGGATGGAAGCAAGGAGAATCAATTGAATATCCACGGAGAACAATTTATTAGTTGCTTTTATGATTATCACAAAAATCTAAGTCCGAAAGAATATTGGTGGCCTAAAAATGAGTTCGTAAAGTATTCTCCAGAAAAACTTGTGAATGACGTGTTTATTGAAGGATGTGTGGATATGGCGATTTTTCAGCCAGTTCTTCTTAAAGAGTTTTATAAAAATGGTTTTGGTAATTTTGAGGCAAATGAAGAACTTGCAAAAAAATACCCTAGTCGTTTTATTTGCAATGGAACATTCGATCCCCGGCATGGCGAACGGGGCTTAGAACAATTAGAAGAAAACAAAGAAAAATACAACTGGCAAGGGGTCAAGTTATATACAGCTGATTGGTACGGTAATTCAAAGGGCTATAAACTATCTGATGATTGGTCAAAAAGATATCTTGAAAAATGCCAAGAGCTGGGGATAAGAAACATTCACATTCATAAGGGGCCAACGATCACTCCTTTAAATCGGGATGCATTTGACGTAGCAGATGTTGATGATGCAGCAAGTTGTTTCCCTGAACTTAATTTTATTGTAGAACATGTTGGGCTTCCAAGATTAGAAGATTTTTGCTGGATTGCTACGCAAGAAAAAAATGTCTATGCAGGTTTGGCAGTTGCCATTGCTTTAATTCATACTCGGCCTCGTTATTTTGCTCAGATTATTAGTGAGTTGTTGTACTGGCTTGATGAAGACCGAATCATTTTTGGAAGTGATTATGCTATATGGGAACCGAAGTGGATCATTGAAAAGTTTCTTGAATTTGAGCTTCCAGAAGATATACAAGAAGAGACTGGAGTGACATTGGATTTGGAAGTGAAGAAAAAGATTTTAGCAGGAAATGTAGCGAGATTGTATAACATTGATATCGAAAAACAAAAAGAAAAGTTGAAAAATTGTAAATTATATAAATATACAGCATGACTGAAATGAGAGACTAACTCATTAAAAGGCCTTATCTAATCTATTGAAGGGGGAGGTGCATTGAAATTAATGGATAAAGAAAAGCAAGTGTATAGCATGCTGGAAAAAGTGTATGATCCTGAACTGGATCAGCCGTTAACAGAGTTGGGATTTATCGACCATATTGTAATTAAAGACAATCATGTCGAAGTAGTCATTCGTCTTCCAACTTATTGGTGTTCTCCTAACTTTGCATACATCATGGCTGAAGATATAAAGAAATATGTATCTGAGTTAGAATGGGTAAAAACGGTTCAAATTCATTTGCTGGATCATTGTACATCCGATGAAATTAGTCGCGGGGCATCGGCAGGAAAATCATTTAGCGAAGTCTTCGGCGCTTTATCTGACGGAGATCTTGAAGAATTGCGCAAAACATTTGATATAAAAGCTTACTATGCAAGGCAAGAGAAACTGATTAAATATCTTCTAAATAGGGGTATGACAAAGAAAGAGATCAATTCCTTATCTCTTCAAGAATTGAATGAACTGCCCCTACCCGAAGAAGGGAAGTTGTTAAGAGAAAAGTATTTGGAGAAGAAAAAAGTATTGAATCACTCAAGTACATTTGCCATAACAACTCCAGAAGGTAAACCATTGTCTGAAGAAGAGTTTTCAGATTACTTGCAAGGCGCCAAGCTGACACGGTTGAGCATGGAGTTTAATGCGCATTATTGCCGGGGATTGTTAGAGGCACGATATAATTTGTCTGCTGCTCATGAAGGCAGTTTGGCAAAATGATTCAATATTTTAACAGCGTCCAAATAATTTCATAAATATTATAAAAGGAAAGGTGATGTAAGATGAGTAAAAATGTTCTTATTATTACTGGCGATGCTGCTGAAGCATTAGAAGTGTTTTATCCTTATTATCGTTGTATTGAAGAAAATATTAATTGTACAATTGCCTCACCTGTTAAAAAGAAGCTCCAGACAGTTGTCCATGATTTTCTTCCTGAAATGGAGACTTTTACAGAAAAATGGGCATATCAAATCGAATCTCATGCATCAGTAGATGAGATTAATCCTGCCGACTATGATGGATTAATTATCCCAGGAGGGCGTGCGCCTGAATATATTCGTATGAATCCAAAAGTTCAGGAAATTGCGGCTCACTTTTTAAAAGAAAATAAACCTCTTGGGGTGATCTGTCATGGGCAATTAGTCTTAACAACTGTAAGAGAATATATCAAAGGAAGAGAGATGACAGCTTACACTGCTTGTAGACCAGAAGTGGAAGCAGCGGGCGCTATTTACGTGGAAAAAATGCTTCATGTGGATGGAAACATTGTATCAGGTCATGCCTGGCCAGATTTACCGGGATTTATGAGAGAATTCTTTAAATTGTTGAATGTAAGAGAAAAATCTTCTGTTTAAATCATAAAAAGGGCTGGTGTATCTGATGTACCCCGAATATCGGATACTTTAAGTTCGATATTCGGGATTTTTGTTTCATCATGAAAAATACGTTTATCATCGAAGCAAAGATGCAAGCGGGGGAGATCTATGAGGATTATTCTGAATGAAGTTCAAATGAGACAGTTAGAGAAATCATAAGAATGTCAAACATATGTCCAAGCGTTCGATTACTTGCCATTCACCATTCAGGATTTAGTTTAGGGCAGTCCCCAATTACTTGTCTAAAAAGCCAAGTCCAAATATGTTGTGCAATTGCCTTTGGAGAGACAATATGGACTTGAGGACTTGGTGCATGGCAGGTAAGTTCCAAATTTTCCTGTCGGTCGTCTCCCCGAACAACATTTGCCGATGCCCTTTTTCATTCACTCCCGTGGCGAGCAAATTATCCGGACTTAACGGTTTAAAGAATTCAATAACATTAACGATATATAAAATATAACAATTCCTTCTGTTGTTTTAGGGTTAATTCCTGTTAGCTCTTCGATTTTATTTAAACGGTAGTGCAGTGTATTAATATGGATATTCATTTTCTCTGCTGTTCTTTTGATCGATTGATTATTGTTGATATAGTGTTGTAAAGTTTCGATTAGAGTTTGGTCTTTTTCCATCATATGAATGGTTCGTTTCAAAAAATCCTTTTGCATCTCTGTTGGGATATCTTCCAAGATGATTTCTAATATGAGATCCTCATAAAAGACAATGCCTTTATTTTTTCGAGCTACCTTTAATGCTTTTTGTGCTTCTTTCAAAGACTTATTGATCATGTGTTTGCAAGCTGTTTTTCCAACACCAATAGCTAAAGTGCTTTTGTATCTGTTTTCGAATCTTTTTTTAAAATCGTTTAACTGGCTGTAAAAATAATTTTGGTTATAAGAAGCATCCATCTTTTTTAATATTAAAAAGCGCTCTTGCCCCCAGCGAACAATAAAATGTTTTTCTTTCCCGAATATAGAATAAAACAATTCTATGATTTCTTTTTGAATTCGATGAATGTCGTAATTATTTAATGTTTGTATCTCTAATTCCATGAGTGTGCAAACATGAGTGTCATACACAGGAATTCCTAACATAAACCCGCGCTCTAAAAAATCTTTATCCACCGATGAAGCGTTGATCCATTCATAAAGATACGATTCGATTCCCCTTATTTCCCATTCGTTTCTTTCGGTATAATACGCTTCTTGTATAATGAGTTCTGTCATTCTTCGAATTAAGTCCGCATAAGGCTCCACTTGTTTCGGTTCGCCAGTTATTCCGATAACTCCTATTACTTTCTTATTAAACATAATGGGCATATTGATTCCCGCTTTGACGCCTTTAAGCACTCGCGCTTTGACTTGATCAATGTAAAGCTTTTGTTTGGACTTAATAACAATCGTGGCACCTTCATGAAAAGAGCCGATTCGACTCTCGTCAGTGGAGGATGTGATGATTCCATTAATATCGACTAATATGATATCCTCTTTGACTACTTCCTGAACCTCTGAAATAATTTTAGCAGCTAGCTTTGGGGATAAATGCATCTCGTATTACCCACCTTTTTTGGTTAAAAAAACAATAAAAAAGGCATTTTTCGTATTTTAATTATATCATCATACATAGATAATATGACTCCCATTCTTTATAATAAAACGAAAATAATAAAAGCGAGGGGTTTTCATGATTGCTCCTGATGTGAAGCATCAATTAATAAATATTGTAGGGGAAGAGAATTTTGAAGATTCTGAAGTTGAAAGATTAGTATATTCATATGATGCTACTCCTAATTTTCAGGCGATTCCGGACGCGGTAATTTCACCAAGAAATACAGAAGAAGTATCTAAAATACTGCAATTGTGTAATGAATATAAAATACCAATTGTTCCGCGGGGATCGGGTACTAACTTATGTGCTGGTACTTGTCCTGTTGAAGGGGGGATTGTTCTTCTATTTAAACATATGAACAAAATTTTAGAGATCGATGAGGAAAACTTAACCGTTACTTGTCAACCAGGAGTTATTACACTTGATTTAATCAAAGCGGTGGAACAAAAAGGCTTGTTTTACCCTCCAGATCCAAGCTCAATGAAAATATCTACCATTGGAGGTAATATAAACGAAAATTCTGGCGGGTTAAGAGGACTTAAATATGGAGTAACGCGTGATTATGTATTGGCCCTTGAGGTAGTTCTTCCTAATGGAGAAGTTGTTCGAACAGGGGGGAAACTAGCTAAAGATGTGGCCGGGTATGATTTAACGCGATTATTTGTAGGTTCTGAAGGCACTTTAGGAGTGATTACAGAAGCAACATTGAAGCTTATCCCGCTGCCTGAGTCAAAAAAGACAATGCTTGCTTTATTTCAAGATTTAGAAGCTGCTGCGCGTTCCGTATCGAAAATTATTGCGAATAAAGTTATCCCGGCAACCTTAGAGTTTTTAGATCAGCCTACGTTGCAAGTAGTGGAGGACTATTCACAAATCGGCCTGCCAACAGATGTGCAAGCCGTATTACTTATTGAACAAGATG
Protein-coding regions in this window:
- a CDS encoding amidohydrolase family protein, which encodes MELIKTSNGEEIFIIDAHIALWDGSKENQLNIHGEQFISCFYDYHKNLSPKEYWWPKNEFVKYSPEKLVNDVFIEGCVDMAIFQPVLLKEFYKNGFGNFEANEELAKKYPSRFICNGTFDPRHGERGLEQLEENKEKYNWQGVKLYTADWYGNSKGYKLSDDWSKRYLEKCQELGIRNIHIHKGPTITPLNRDAFDVADVDDAASCFPELNFIVEHVGLPRLEDFCWIATQEKNVYAGLAVAIALIHTRPRYFAQIISELLYWLDEDRIIFGSDYAIWEPKWIIEKFLEFELPEDIQEETGVTLDLEVKKKILAGNVARLYNIDIEKQKEKLKNCKLYKYTA
- a CDS encoding ABC transporter permease, producing MIFKRELKRNLKSLIIWSIVLSGLILLTLSIYPQFAEQQKEMTKLLESYPESIKKVFGMNELNMGDLLGFYGVEIYMMTTLLGSIYAAILASNILAKEENEKTIEFLLSKPVSRSRIVTEKLLAVLVNILIFNGVSAAASIIGFQFAKDPDVPADTFSLLIVATILLHLTFGAIAFLLSALMRKTRNILSISLGVVLAAYFMNVMAGISEDLEFLKYFSPFKYVDAAAIINDNEIKPLYIFIMAAVILVSIFTSYMVYRKKDIAV
- a CDS encoding iron-sulfur cluster assembly protein, which codes for MDKEKQVYSMLEKVYDPELDQPLTELGFIDHIVIKDNHVEVVIRLPTYWCSPNFAYIMAEDIKKYVSELEWVKTVQIHLLDHCTSDEISRGASAGKSFSEVFGALSDGDLEELRKTFDIKAYYARQEKLIKYLLNRGMTKKEINSLSLQELNELPLPEEGKLLREKYLEKKKVLNHSSTFAITTPEGKPLSEEEFSDYLQGAKLTRLSMEFNAHYCRGLLEARYNLSAAHEGSLAK
- a CDS encoding CdaR family transcriptional regulator translates to MHLSPKLAAKIISEVQEVVKEDIILVDINGIITSSTDESRIGSFHEGATIVIKSKQKLYIDQVKARVLKGVKAGINMPIMFNKKVIGVIGITGEPKQVEPYADLIRRMTELIIQEAYYTERNEWEIRGIESYLYEWINASSVDKDFLERGFMLGIPVYDTHVCTLMELEIQTLNNYDIHRIQKEIIELFYSIFGKEKHFIVRWGQERFLILKKMDASYNQNYFYSQLNDFKKRFENRYKSTLAIGVGKTACKHMINKSLKEAQKALKVARKNKGIVFYEDLILEIILEDIPTEMQKDFLKRTIHMMEKDQTLIETLQHYINNNQSIKRTAEKMNIHINTLHYRLNKIEELTGINPKTTEGIVIFYISLMLLNSLNR
- a CDS encoding TetR/AcrR family transcriptional regulator, yielding MKLEVLTLYPAFEKQPQEKKDLIIKVAIEEFVKNGYEKASTDVITRRAGISKGILFHYFKSKKNLYLYLVNYVKDFLTEIAMTKLKKIQSDDFFERIKEIVLLKQEIMIQYLQETQFITDAFLNPPVAVKAEMEKIIKEYYEAYQEDFLLEHVYIKELIQTEKLREDISADTVIRMTMCIVDQLSNKYLALYKIKQIDIMDTTEFMLRELNEYLKIVKYGIYKPE
- a CDS encoding phage holin family protein is translated as MERLDVAFKTGAATIGGMVVFFFGGWMIPLRILVSLSIVDYVSGLIAGAVEKKLSSKVGFKIAKKVMMFTLVATGNLVDIAIGKGHVFRDAVIFFYMGNEILSILESAGRIGLPIPEQLRSAIEILKGKEKRQR
- a CDS encoding N-acetylmuramoyl-L-alanine amidase; the protein is MLSDYEGIEVHYTRTDDRFLELSERAELANKLKADYFISIHINAGGGTGFESYIYSGNVSSATIAYQNVIHAEIMKAIGNVIM
- a CDS encoding ABC transporter ATP-binding protein, whose translation is MKVVDIKNLTKTYKKNRGIIDLTFSIEEGEIFGFIGPNGAGKSTTIRTLLNFIYPTSGSATIFGKDIIKHSKEIRQHVGYLPSEVHYYDDMKVIDLLKYSAGFYKKFNSKRMKELAERLDLDLHKKIEDLSFGNRKKVGIVQALLHEPKLLILDEPTGGLDPLMQNTFFELLAEERKKGTTIFFSSHILSEVQKMCDRVAIIKEGKLVKVETIENLTKKNLRYITIAFEQQAEQINFELEGIVKKEVNGNEMTLLYSGDIKALLNRLNALPMKDLLIEEPTLEEVFMHYYEKGGVDNDF
- a CDS encoding DJ-1/PfpI family protein; the protein is MSKNVLIITGDAAEALEVFYPYYRCIEENINCTIASPVKKKLQTVVHDFLPEMETFTEKWAYQIESHASVDEINPADYDGLIIPGGRAPEYIRMNPKVQEIAAHFLKENKPLGVICHGQLVLTTVREYIKGREMTAYTACRPEVEAAGAIYVEKMLHVDGNIVSGHAWPDLPGFMREFFKLLNVREKSSV
- the glcD gene encoding glycolate oxidase subunit GlcD, which produces MIAPDVKHQLINIVGEENFEDSEVERLVYSYDATPNFQAIPDAVISPRNTEEVSKILQLCNEYKIPIVPRGSGTNLCAGTCPVEGGIVLLFKHMNKILEIDEENLTVTCQPGVITLDLIKAVEQKGLFYPPDPSSMKISTIGGNINENSGGLRGLKYGVTRDYVLALEVVLPNGEVVRTGGKLAKDVAGYDLTRLFVGSEGTLGVITEATLKLIPLPESKKTMLALFQDLEAAARSVSKIIANKVIPATLEFLDQPTLQVVEDYSQIGLPTDVQAVLLIEQDGTPENVNKDMKIIEEICRSENAVSVQIAQSEEEAEALRTARRTALSALARLAPTTILEDATVPRSEIAKMVKAINEIAKKYNVKICTFGHAGDGNLHPTCTTDIRNKDEMERVEKAFAEIFAKAIELGGTITGEHGVGAMKAPYLEWKLGKPGIGVMKSIKDALDPNNIMNPGKLFAKDTRKRVVISK
- a CDS encoding N-acetylmuramoyl-L-alanine amidase; the encoded protein is MRIVLDAGHSGQDSGAVGNGLKEKDLTLAIIKQIGRRKTLPSPLLNKSAAC
- a CDS encoding Lrp/AsnC family transcriptional regulator, with translation MKIGEIDLKIIAELKKNSRLSMRELGRKVNLSPPSVTERVKRLEDSGVIEGYTIQVNRKKLGFTIDCIIEVTIKNGEHKRFKEFIEQYPTALSCYRIAGRACYMVMLTVSRLEEIEEFINDISTFATTLTHIIFSEVKIKNNLEAHTPLLRSDEK